One part of the Eucalyptus grandis isolate ANBG69807.140 chromosome 10, ASM1654582v1, whole genome shotgun sequence genome encodes these proteins:
- the LOC104436556 gene encoding LOW QUALITY PROTEIN: receptor-like protein kinase 5 (The sequence of the model RefSeq protein was modified relative to this genomic sequence to represent the inferred CDS: deleted 1 base in 1 codon), with product MPRVTSSPPRIHSSFFLFLYIPCLVFLCSLSHVAESQIQDQEQQVLLKLRQSWQDPSSLDHWVTSNSSSHCTWPEITCQDGSITALNLVNLNINYSIPPFICDLKNLTKLDLSFNNIPGEFPTVLYNCSKLVYLDLSQNYFEGPIPSDIDHMADLQVLILAANSFSFDVPASIARLRRLRILHLYQSEYNGTYPEEIFGLSDLEELRLEYNDKFVPLQLPQNLTALKKLRFFSMAQTNLFGGIPETVGDMEALEHLNLATNLLTGEIPGSIFTLRNLSELYVFTTNVSGSIPQAVSAANLRVIDLSYNNLTGNIPEDFGKLKNLSSLNLMFNQLSGRIPEGFGRLPALSKVWLSNNNLSGTIPQDFGKFSPLERFEVAFNNLTGALPEQLCHGGTLIGLAAMHNNLSGELPESLGNCSALSVVMLNNNGFTGNMPGGLWMSRNLTTLILSGNGLTGELPEELSQNLTRVEMSNNGFFGKIPSTLSSWRNLVVFDASNNLLSGTIPTELTELPSLTMLLLGQNELSGNLPTAIVSWISLTTLNLSHNQLSGPIPSKIGLLPVLRQLDLSENQLSGSIPPDLGRKLNILNLSSNRLSGRIPDELENAAYATSFLNNPGLCASNPLIRLNSCNSQSRRSSKSLPTNLALIVILAIAAAMFIFLAVVFTVRASRKKRNGFGSTPKLTPFRSLNFTESNVLSGLKEDNVIGSGGSGKVYRIIVNCSGDAIAVKRIFDNRKLDEKLEKQFLAEVEILGSIRHLNIIKLLCCISCENLKLIVYEYMENHSLDHWLHKMRRSSPVSGVANSMFLDWPKRLQIALGTAKGLCYMHHDCSPPIIHRDVKSSNILLDSKFNAKIADFGLARMLAKHGEAVTMTTVAGSFGYLAPEYAHTTRVNEKIDVYSFGVVLLELTTGREANNGTEDMCLADWARHHVQDGKPISNAIDEKIKGNSYLDEVSNVFKLGIFCTATLPSSRPTMKEVLQLLLKCGDQLHNVEKKSRHNFDVAPLLGNSKYQEMPHSDYHVLECNTY from the exons ATGCCGAGAGTGACCTCATCACCTCCTCGGATTCAcagctccttcttcctcttcttgtacATCCCCTGTCTCGTCTTCCTCTGCTCCCTCTCCCATGTTGCAGAGTCTCAAATCCAAGATCAAGAACAGCAAGTCCTGTTGAAGCTGAGGCAATCCTGGCAGGACCCGTCTTCCCTCGACCACTGGGTCACCTCCAATTCATCCTCCCACTGCACATGGCCGGAGATCACCTGCCAAGACGGCTCCATCACCGCGCTCAATCTTGTCAACCTGAACATAAATTATTCGATCCCCCCATTCATCTGCGACCTCAAGAACCTGACCAAGCTCGATCTCTCCTTCAACAATATTCCTGGAGAGTTTCCCACTGTTCTCTACAACTGTTCCAAGCTCGTGTACCTCGACCTGTCCCAGAATTACTTCGAAGGTCCTATTCCATCCGACATCGACCATATGGCCGATCTTCAGGTCCTGATTCTCGCCGCCAACAGCTTCTCATTCGATGTCCCAGCGTCAATTGCGAGACTGCGGAGGCTGAGGATCCTTCACCTTTACCAGTCCGAGTACAATGGCACTTACCCTGAAGAGATTTTTGGCCTGTCTGATCTCGAAGAACTGAGGCTCGAGTACAACGACAAGTTTGTGCCGTTGCAGCTACCACAGAACTTAACTGCCCTGAAGAAGCTGCGGTTCTTCTCGATGGCGCAGACTAACCTGTTTGGTGGAATCCCAGAGACAGTCGGTGATATGGAGGCTCTCGAGCACTTAAATTTGGCAACAAATCTACTGACAGGAGAGATCCCAGGTAGCATTTTCACTCTGAGGAACTTGAGTGAGTTGTACGTGTTCACGACCAATGTGTCCGGGTCAATCCCTCAGGCAGTGAGTGCCGCAAACCTGAGAGTGATCGATCTGTCATATAATAATTTGACGGGGAACATACCTGAAGATTTCGGGAAGCTCAAGAATCTATCCAGCTTGAATTTAATGTTCAATCAATTGTCCGGTAGAATCCCAGAAGGTTTCGGGCGGCTTCCTGCTTTGTCTAAAGTCTGGCTGTCCAACAACAATCTGTCAGGCACGATCCCCCAGGACTTCGGCAAGTTTTCCCCACTTGAAAGATTCGAAGTGGCCTTCAACAACTTGACCGGTGCATTGCCAGAACAACTGTGCCATGGCGGCACACTGATCGGGTTGGCTGCTATGCACAACAATCTCAGCGGGGAGTTGCCAGAGTCACTTGGAAATTGCAGTGCTTTGTCCGTAGTCATGTTGAACAACAATGGATTCACTGGCAATATGCCTGGAGGACTCTGGATGTCGCGGAACTTGACGACTTTGATCTTGAGTGGTAATGGATTAACTGGCGAGCTTCCTGAGGAGCTGTCCCAGAACCTCACTCGGGTTGAGATGAGCAACAACGGATTCTTCGGCAAGATTCCAAGCACACTGTCTTCGTGGAGGAACTTGGTGGTGTTTGATGCCAGTAATAACCTCCTCAGTGGCACCATTCCGACTGAATTGACCGAGCTTCCTTCACTTACAATGCTTTTGCTAGGTCAGAACGAGCTCTCCGGGAATCTTCCAACAGCTATTGTTTCGTGGATCTCCTTGACCACTCTGAATCTTAGTCACAATCAATTGTCTGGACCGATTCCTAGCAAAATCGGTCTTCTTCCGGTACTCAGGCAATTGGACCTGTCTGAAAACCAACTGTCTGGCTCGATTCCTCCTGATTTAGGCCGGAAGCTGAACATTCTCAATTTATCCTCCAATCGCCTCAGTGGACGAATCCCAGACGAGTTAGAGAATGCCGCATATGCCACCAGTTTCCTGAACAACCCAGGCCTCTGTGCATCCAATCCGCTCATAAGGCTCAATTCCTGCAATTCCCAATCCCGTAGATCGAGCAAAAGCTTGCCAACCAATCTCGCCTTGATTGTGATCTTGGCCATTGCTGCAGCGATGTTCATTTTTCTGGCAGTGGTATTCACGGTCAGAGCTTCCAGAAAGAAGAGAAACGGGTTTGGTTCAACTCCGAAACTGACCCCATTCCGAAGTTTGAATTTCACAGAATCAAATGTTCTGTCGGGATTGAAGGAAGATAATGTGATTGGAAGTGGCGGATCAGGAAAAGTATACAGAATCATCGTGAATTGTTCTGGTGATGCCATCGCGGTA AAAAGGATTTTTGATAACAGAAAATTGGACGAGAAGCTAGAGAAGCAATTCTTAGCAGAAGTGGAGATACTTGGGAGCATAAGGCATCTGAACATAATCAAATTGCTGTGCTGTATTTCTTGTGAGAACTTGAAACTCATAGTGTACGAGTACATGGAAAATCACAGCTTGGACCATTGGCTTCACAAGATGAGAAGATCATCACCCGTCTCAGGTGTAGCCAACAGTATGTTCTTGGATTGGCCCAAAAGGTTACAGATTGCGCTAGGAACTGCTAAAGGACTTTGCTATATGCACCATGATTGTTCACCACCCATCATCCACCGAGACGTGAAATCGAGCAACATTCTCTTAGACTCGAAGTTCAATGCAAAAATTGCTGACTTTGGCCTTGCAAGGATGTTGGCCAAGCACGGGGAAGCCGTTACAATGACTACTGTTGCCGGTTCTTTTGGCTATCTTGCACCAG AGTATGCTCATACAACAAGAGTTAATGAGAAGATCGACGTTTATAGCTTTGGAGTCGTTCTCTTGGAACTCACCACCGGGAGGGAGGCTAACAATGGGACCGAAGACATGTGCCTTGCTGATTGGGCACGGCATCATGTCCAAGATGGCAAGCCGATATCCAATGCGATAGATGAGAAGATCAAGGGCAACTCGTACCTAGATGAAGTTAGCAATGTCTTTAAGCTCGGGATCTTTTGCACTGCTACTCTGCCTTCCTCGAGGCCAACAATGAAGGAGGTATTGCAATTGCTGCTCAAATGTGGCGATCAGCTTCACAATGTCGAGAAGAAATCCCGACACAACTTCGATGTCGCTCCCCTCCTCGGAAATTCTAAGTACCAGGAAATGCCACACAGCGATTATCATGTTCTCGAGTGCAACACTTATTGA
- the LOC120288965 gene encoding receptor-like protein kinase 5 translates to MPRLTSSPPHIHFFFYIPCLVFLCSLSHVAESQIQDQEQQVLLKLTQSWQDPSSLDHWVTSNSSSHCTWPEITCQDGSITELNLVNLNINYSIPPFICDLKNLTKLDLSNNNIPGEFPTVLYYCSELMYLDLSQNYFEGPIPSDIDRMVNLQVLILAANSFSFDIPASIARLPKLRILDLHQSEYNGTYPEEIFGLSNLEKLRLEYNDKFVRSQLPQNFTALKKLRFFSMAQTNLYGGIPETISDMEALEHLDLGINPLTGEVPGSIFALRNLSELYVDQTNVSGSIPQAVSAANLSVIDLSANNLTENIPEDFGKLKNLYSLNLEFNQLSGGIPEGIGRLPALSDVRLSNNNLSGTIPPDFGKFSPLRRFEVAFNNLTGALPEQLCHGGRLSGLAAMDNNLNGELPKSLGNCSTLSFVMLQNNGFTGNVPGGFWMSRNLTVLILSGNGLTGELPEELSPNLTEIEISNNKFFGKIPSTVSSWRNVRIFYASNNLLSGTVPAELTELPFLTGLLLDQNELSGILPTDIVSWKSLTTLNLSHNKISGPIPSEIGFLPVLTQLDLSDNQLSGLIPPEIGQLNLNRLNLSSNRLSGPIPAKLEIAAYDTSFLNNTGLCASNSFMRINVCNAQSHRLSKTNLTLIVILAIAAAMCVFFVVLFTIRASRKNRDWFDSTPKLTSFQSLNFTESNILSGLKEHNVIGSGGSGKVYRIIVNSSGDAIAVKRISNNQKLNEKLEKQFAAEVEILGNIKHRHIVKLLCCISCENSKLLVYEYMENTSLDHWLHKKKRLSPISGVANNMILDWPKRLQIALGAAKGLCYMHHDCSSPIIHRDVKSSNILLDSEFNAKIADFGLARMLAKPGEAISMTAVAGSFGYLAPEYAHTTRVNEKIDVYSFGVVLLELTTGREANDGDEDMCLADWTWRHIQDGNPISDALDEEIKDESNIDEISNVFKLGIFCTATLPSTRPTMKEVLQVLLKCSDPLYNVEKKSRHKFDAVPLLENSRHEEVPRSNFHVLECNTY, encoded by the exons ATGCCGAGACTAACCTCATCACCTCCTCATattcacttcttcttctacaTCCCGTGTCTCGTCTTCCTCTGCTCCCTCTCCCATGTTGCAGAGTCTCAAATCCAAGATCAAGAACAGCAAGTCCTCTTGAAGCTGACGCAATCCTGGCAGGACCCATCTTCCCTCGACCACTGGGTCACCTCCAATTCATCCTCCCACTGCACATGGCCTGAGATCACCTGCCAAGACGGCTCCATCACCGAGCTCAATCTTGTCAACCTGAACATAAATTATTCGATCCCCCCATTCATCTGCGACCTCAAGAACCTGACCAAGCTCGATCTCTCCAACAACAATATTCCTGGGGAGTTTCCAACAGTTCTCTATTACTGTTCCGAGCTCATGTACCTTGACCTGTCCCAGAATTACTTCGAAGGTCCTATTCCATCCGATATTGACCGCATGGTCAATCTTCAGGTCCTGATTCTCGCCGCCAACAGCTTCTCGTTTGACATCCCAGCGTCTATCGCTAGGCTGCCAAAGCTGAGGATCCTTGACCTTCACCAGTCCGAGTACAACGGCACTTACCCTGAAGAAATTTTTGGCCTCTCCAATCTTGAAAAACTGAGGCTTGAGTACAACGACAAGTTCGTGCGATCGCAGCTACCGCAGAACTTCACAGCCCTGAAGAAGCTGCGGTTCTTCTCAATGGCGCAGACAAACCTGTATGGTGGAATTCCGGAGACTATCAGCGATATGGAGGCTCTTGAGCACTTGGATTTGGGGATAAATCCACTGACCGGAGAGGTCCCAGGCAGCATTTTTGCTCTGAGGAACTTGAGCGAGTTGTACGTGGACCAGACTAATGTGTCTGGGTCGATCCCTCAGGCAGTCAGTGCCGCAAACCTGAGCGTGATCGATCTGTCTGCTAATAATTTGACGGAGAACATACCTGAAGATTTTGGAAAGCTCAAGAATCTATACAGCTTGAATTTAGAGTTCAATCAATTGTCCGGGGGAATCCCGGAAGGTATTGGGCGTCTTCCCGCTTTGTCTGATGTCAGGCTGTCCAACAACAATCTATCAGGCACGATCCCCCCAGACTTTGGCAAGTTTTCCCCGCTCAGAAGATTCGAAGTGGCCTTCAACAACTTGACTGGTGCATTGCCGGAACAACTGTGCCATGGTGGCAGACTTTCCGGGTTGGCCGCTATGGACAACAATCTCAATGGGGAGTTGCCGAAGTCACTTGGAAATTGCAGTACTTTGTCCTTTGTGATGTTGCAAAACAATGGATTCACCGGCAATGTGCCTGGTGGATTTTGGATGTCACGGAACTTAACGGTTTTGATTTTGAGTGGTAATGGATTAACTGGCGAGCTTCCCGAGGAGCTGTCCCCAAACCTTACTGAGATCGAGATAAGCAACAACAAATTCTTCGGCAAGATTCCGAGCACGGTGTCTTCGTGGAGGAACGTGAGGATTTTTTACGCTAGTAATAACCTCCTCAGTGGCACGGTTCCGGCTGAATTGACTGAGCTTCCTTTTCTGACGGGGCTTTTGCTCGATCAGAACGAGCTCTCCGGGATTCTTCCCACAGACATCGTTTCATGGAAATCCTTGACCACTCTGAATCTCAGTCACAATAAGATCTCGGGACCGATTCCTAGTGAAATCGGTTTTCTACCTGTACTCACGCAGTTAGACCTGTCTGACAACCAACTGTCCGGGTTGATTCCTCCTGAAATCGGCCAACTGAATCTGAACCGTCTGAATTTGTCATCCAATCGCCTCAGCGGACCAATCCCAGCGAAGTTAGAGATTGCCGCATATGACACCAGTTTCCTGAACAACACCGGGCTCTGTGCATCCAATTCGTTCATGAGGATCAATGTCTGCAACGCCCAATCCCATAGGTTGAGCAAGACCAATCTCACCTTGATCGTGATCTTGGCCATTGCGGCGGCGATGTGCGTTTTCTTTGTGGTGCTATTCACGATCAGAGCTTCCAGAAAGAACAGGGATTGGTTTGATTCGACTCCGAAACTGACTTcattccaaagtttgaattttACGGAATCGAATATTCTGTCGGGATTGAAGGAGCATAATGTGATCGGAAGTGGCGGATCAGGAAAAGTATATCGCATTATTGTGAATTCTTCTGGTGATGCCATCGCTGTGAAAAGAATTTCGAATAACCAAAAGTTAAATGAGAAGCTGGAAAAGCAATTCGCAGCAGAAGTGGAGATACTTGGGAACATTAAGCATCGGCACATTGTCAAATTGTTATGCTGTATTTCTTGTGAGAACTCGAAACTCCTAGTGTATGAGTACATGGAAAATACTAGCTTGGACCATTGGcttcacaagaagaaaagattgtCGCCCATCTCGGGTGTTGCCAACAATATGATCTTGGATTGGCCCAAAAGGTTGCAGATTGCGCTCGGAGCAGCTAAAGGACTTTGCTATATGCATCATGATTGTTCATCACCCATCATCCACCGAGACGTGAAATCGAGCAATATTCTCTTAGACTCAGAGTTCAACGCAAAAATTGCTGACTTCGGCCTCGCAAGGATGTTGGCCAAGCCTGGAGAAGCTATTAGCATGACAGCTGTTGCTGGTTCCTTCGGCTATTTGGCACCAG AGTATGCTCATACAACAAGAGTCAATGAGAAGATtgatgtctatagctttgggGTGGTTCTCTTGGAACTAACCACTGGGAGGGAGGCTAACGATGGGGATGAAGACATGTGCCTCGCTGATTGGACATGGCGTCACATCCAAGATGGCAACCCAATATCTGACGCATTAGATGAGGAGATCAAGGACGAGTCGAACATAGATGAAATAAGCAATGTTTTCAAGCTCGGGATCTTTTGCACTGCTACTCTGCCTTCCACGAGGCCTACAATGAAGGAGGTACTGCAAGTGCTGCTCAAATGTAGCGATCCACTGTACAATGTCGAGAAGAAATCCCGACACAAGTTCGATGCTGTCCCACTCCTCGAAAATTCCAGGCATGAGGAAGTGCCACGCAGCAATTTTCATGTTCTTGAGTGCAACACTTACTGA